In Leptolyngbya sp. CCY15150, one genomic interval encodes:
- a CDS encoding IS1 family transposase has translation MTCPTCGSHDISKNGTTRRGKQNYKCRDCNRQFVENPQWKP, from the coding sequence ATGACCTGTCCAACGTGCGGGTCTCACGACATCTCCAAGAACGGCACTACCAGGCGCGGTAAGCAAAACTACAAGTGCCGAGACTGCAACCGTCAATTCGTCGAGAATCCCCAGTGGAAACCGAA